The window ACTTTATTTGCTTTATATGGTTTACTACATGTTAGTACATAGGGTAATATTTGCTTGTGCGCGTTACTAGATGCATATGATGTATGATGGTTAGGAGTAATATGGTTAATGCGTAGTAATGTTAAAATTACCTTATTACCCTTGACTAAGTAAAGTAAGTAATAGTGTGGGAATCTTTAACGGTTAGAATCCCGTGGCCTCCTATCGCGATGAGAGAATGGACTATCCATAGACCACTTTgggaactccgaaaggctaaccTTAGTGATCAGTGGATAAGTAGCATCCTCCCATCTCCGACGTATTAAACGATCATAGTAAATAGGTATAGCCTGAGTGTCAGCATTACCTAAGAGCCATGaattgttttgaggagatagGTACCTACTTGACTTGAGTATGCagtgaactccgaaaggctaagctgtcactcaggtggccaaagtATATTGGAGGTCAACCCTTATATTAGGGTATTGACAGCAAAGTATATGCATagtgaactccgaaaggctaagctATGCACATTAAAGGCTTAGAAGACTCCAATTCACATTTTCGATTGAGAGGGATGTTGATTTTATGAGTTACCATTGGAATGTGATGCATGTTTCCTTAATTATTTTGATGGTATGGTTGCTAATTAATTGCTTGTACGTTCTTTGTAGACCCTAACTGCCATCAATATAACCAACAATGCCGCCCTCAATTCCCTACTTAATGACAACAGACTGACCGAGACTAATTACCCCAAGTGGAAGTGAAAGCTTATACTTATTCTGAAGATAGAGAAGATCCACCATGTCATTGCTACTGATGGACCTCCCTTACCCCACACCACTGAAGGTGACGAGTATGTGGCTTGGGAGACCTTCAAAGAGAAGGACGCTTTGACCACCACCTATATTCTTAGCTCCATTGATAAGAACCTCCAGAGCTCATGTGATGACTTGGAATCAGCCAAGGATGTGATGGAACACTTAGAGCAGAATTTTGGCAACCAAGATTGTCTTGCACGCCAACAAATCTCCTCAGCGCAATTCTCTGCAAAGATGCATGACAGTACCACAATCCAGGATCATATGATGAAGCTTACCAAGCTCTTCTCTGGATTGGAGAATAACGGTACTATATTTGAGTTGGacttcaagatagagattatcTTTGCCTCACTTCCTGACGCCTATAGCTCTTTTATCATGAACTTCCACATGAATAAAGTAGTGGTTAACAACGTCTCTGAGcttactaacatgcttatagaaGTAGAAAGTATgcttaagaaaaataaggttgTTTATCTTATTACTGAGAAGAGTTCTCAGAgttcaaagaacaagaaaaagaagaggactaagaaaagcaagaaaggcAAG is drawn from Telopea speciosissima isolate NSW1024214 ecotype Mountain lineage chromosome 1, Tspe_v1, whole genome shotgun sequence and contains these coding sequences:
- the LOC122652015 gene encoding uncharacterized protein LOC122652015 — its product is MIFEMKEEDRDFKEDKFSSGSFSCFKELKTFENPMTIEKIHHVIATDGPPLPHTTEGDEYVAWETFKEKDALTTTYILSSIDKNLQSSCDDLESAKDVMEHLEQNFGNQDCLARQQISSAQFSAKMHDSTTIQDHMMKLTKLFSGLENNGTIFELDFKIEIIFASLPDAYSSFIMNFHMNKVVVNNVSELTNMLIEVESMLKKNKVVYLITEKSSQSSKNKKKKRTKKSKKGKSTGVKEGGVQKKKAKAVKGKCFHCGKTGH